The following are encoded together in the Ovis aries strain OAR_USU_Benz2616 breed Rambouillet chromosome X, ARS-UI_Ramb_v3.0, whole genome shotgun sequence genome:
- the HCFC1 gene encoding host cell factor 1 isoform X10, giving the protein MASAVSPANSPAVLLQPRWKRVVGWSGPVPRPRHGHRAVAIKELIVVFGGGNEGIVDELHVYNTATNQWFIPAVRGDIPPGCAAYGFVCDGTRLLVFGGMVEYGKYSNDLYELQASRWEWKRLKAKTPKNGPPPCPRLGHSFSLVGNKCYLFGGLANDSEDPKNNIPRYLNDLYILELRPGSGVVAWDIPITYGVLPPPRESHTAVVYTEKDNKKSKLVIYGGMSGCRLGDLWTLDIETLTWNKPSLSGVAPLPRSLHSATTIGNKMYVFGGWVPLVMDDVKVATHEKEWKCTNTLACLNLDTMAWETILMDTLEDNIPRARAGHCAVAINTRLYIWSGRDGYRKAWNNQVCCKDLWYLETEKPPPPARVQLVRANTNSLEVSWGAVATADSYLLQLQKYDIPATAATATSPTPNPVPSVPANPPKSPAPAAAAPAVQPLTQVGITLLPQAAAAPPTTTTIQVLPTVPGSSISVPAAARTQGVPAVLKVTGPQATTGTPLVTMRPASQAGKAPVTVTSLPAGVRMVVPTQSAQGTVIGSSPQMSGMAALAAAAAATQKIPPSSAPTVLSVPAGTTIVKTVAVTPGTTTLPATVKVASSPVMVSNPATRMLKTAAAQVGTSVSSAANTSTRPIITVHKSGTVTVAQQAQVVTTVVGGVTKTITLVKSPISVPGGSALISNLGKVMSVVQTKPVQTSAVTGQASTGPVTQIIQTKGPLPAGTILKLVTSADGKPTTIITTTQASGAGTKPTILGISSVSPSTTKPGTTTIIKTIPMSAIITQAGATGVTSSAGIKSPITIITTKVMTSGTGAPAKIITAVPKIATGHGQQGVTQVVLKGAPGQPGTILRTVPMGGVRLVTPVTVSAVKPAVTTLVVKGTTGVTTLGTVTGTVSTSLAGAGGHSTSASLATPITTLGTIATLSSQVINPTAITVSAAQTTLTAAAGLTTPTITMQPVSQPTQVTLITAPSGVEAQPVHDLPVSILASPTTEQPTATVTIADSGQGDVQPGTVTLVCSNPPCETHETGTTNTATTTVVANLGGHPQPTQVQFVCDRQEATAALVTSTVGQPNGSVVRVCSNPPCETHETGTTSTATTAMSGIGGGPRRDIRLACAATTIPTVVRVSVTAGASEGAQVSIKPACQTRQTSATSTTMTVMATGAPCSAGPLLRPSVALEAAGRGATLLQLGPLSAQVRPGGEERSLAGLGPLVSMGRQVEVHHTHTTNTATVARSAMGAGEPHELLGAPTLVYESSASASVTAAALEALLCPSATVTQVCSNPPCETHETGTTHTPTTATSGGAAGQPEGGQQPPASRPCETHQTASTGTTMSVSLGALLPDAAPSHRTLESSLEVAVPPAVAPQASASLLTPFPTQRVCSNPPCETHETGTTHTATTVTSNMSSNQDPPPPAGDQGEVESTQGDSVNIASSSPITTTVSSTLTRAVTTVTQSTPVPGPSVPPPEELQASPGPRQQLPPRQLLQPASAPLVGDSAEVLSASQSPELQAAVDLSSTGDPSSGQEPASSAVVATVVVQPPPPTQSEVDQLSLPQELMAEAQAGTTTLMVTGLTPEELAVTAAAEAAAQAAATEEAQALAIQAVLQAAQQAVMGTGEPMDTSEAAAAVTQAELSHLSAEGQEGQATTIPIVLTQQELAALVQQQQLQEAQAQQQQHHLPTEALAPADSLNDPTIESNCLNELAGAVPSTVGLLPPTATESLAPSNTFVAPQPVVVASPAKLQAAATLTEVANGIESLGVKPDLPPPPSKAPVKKENQWFDVGVIKGTNVMVTHYFLPPEDAVPTDDDSGTMPDYNQLKKQELQPGTAYKFRVAGINACGRGPFSEISAFKTCLPGFPGAPCAIKISKSPDGAHLTWEPPSVTSGKIIEYSVYLAIQSAQAGGETKSSTPAQLAFMRVYCGPSPSCLVQSSSLSNAHIDYTTKPAIIFRIAARNEKGYGPATQVRWLQETSKDSSGAKPASKRPMSSPEM; this is encoded by the exons ATGGCTTCGGCCGTGTCACCCGCCAACTCGCCAGCAGTGCTCTTACAGCCTCGCTGGAAGCGAGTGGTGGGCTGGTCGGGTCCAGTGCCCCGGCCCCGCCACGGCCACCGGGCTGTGGCTATCAAGGAGCTCATCGTGGTGTTTGGCGGCGGCAACGAGGGGATAGTGGACGAGCTGCACGTGTACAACACGG CGACCAACCAGTGGTTCATCCCGGCTGTGAGAGGGGACATCCCTCCTGGGTGTGCAGCCTATGGCTTCGTGTGCGATGGGACACGCCTGCTCGTGTTCGGAGGGATGGTGGAATACGGGAAGTACAGCAACGACCTCTACGAGCTCCAG GCAAGCCGGTGGGAATGGAAGAGACTGAAAGCAAAGACACCCAAAAATGGGCCTCCTCCGTGTCCTCGGCTCGGGCACAGCTTCTCCCTTGTGGGCAACAAATGTTACCTGTTTGGGGGTCTGGCCAATGATAGCGAGGACCCCAAGAACAACATTCCGAG GTACCTGAATGACTTATACATCCTGGAACTGCGGCCGGGCTCTGGAGTGGTAGCCTGGGACATTCCCATCACTTACGgtgtcctgcccccaccccgagAGTCTCACACTGCAGTGGTCTACACCGAGAAAGACAACAAGAAGTCCAAACTGGTGATCTATGGAGGGATGAGTGGCTGCAGGCTGGGGGACCTCTGGACCCTGGATATCG AGACTTTGACGTGGAATAAGCCCAGTCTCAGTGGGGTGGCACCTCTTCCTCGAAGTCTCCACTCGGCCACTACCATAGGAAACAA AATGTACGTGTTTGGTGGCTGGGTGCCTCTCGTCATGGATGACGTCAAAGTGGCCACACACGAGAAGGAGTGGAAGTGTACCAACACCCTGGCTTGTCTCAACCTGG ATACCATGGCTTGGGAGACCATCCTGATGGATACGCTGGAAGACAATATTCCCAGGGCCCGTGCCGGCCACTGTGCAGTAGCCATCAATACCCGCCTTTACATTTGGAGTGGGCGTGACGGCTACCGAAAGGCCTGGAACAACCAGGTCTGCTGCAAGGACCTCTGGTACCTGGAAACGG AAAAGCCGCCACCTCCAGCCCGGGTACAGCTGGTGCGAGCCAACACTAACTCCCTGGAGGTGAGCTGGGGGGCCGTGGCGACAGCCGACAGTTACCTTCTGCAGCTCCAGAAATATGACATTCCTGCCACGGCTGCCACTGCCACCTCCCCCACACCCAATCCAGTCCCGTCTGTGCCTGCCAATCCTCCCAAGAGCCCTGCCCCAGCAGCAGCCGCACCTGCCGTGCAGCCGCTGACCCAAGTAGGCATCACGCTCCTGCCCCAGGCTGCTGCCGCGCCCccgaccaccaccaccatccaggTCTTGCCGACGGTGCCTGGCAGCTCAATCTCCGTGCCCGCCGCAGCCAGGACTCAAG GTGTCCCGGCTGTGCTGAAAGTGACCGGTCCTCAGGCTACCACGGGAACCCCATTGGTCACCATGCGACCTGCCAGCCAGGCTGGGAAAGCCCCCGTGACTGTGACCTCCCTTCCCGCAGGCGTGCGGATGGTTGTGCCTACACAGAGTGCCCAGGGGACG GTCATTGGCAGCAGCCCACAGATGAGTGGCATGGCTGCATTGGCAGCCGCGGCTGCTGCCACCCAGAAGATCCCTCCTTCCTCGGCACCCACAGTCCTGAGTGTCCCGGCTGGCACTACCATCGTCAAAACCGTGGCCGTGACGCCAGGCACCACCACGCTCCCAGCCACTGTGAAGGTGGCCTCCTCACCAGTCATG GTGAGCAACCCAGCCACTCGCATGCTGAAGACTGCAGCTGCCCAGGTGGGGACCTCCGTCTCTTCTGCCGCCAACACATCTACCCGTCCCATCATCACTGTACACAAGTCCGGGACCGTGACAGTGGCCCAGCAAGCCCAGGTGGTGACCACAGTGGTGGGTGGAGTCACCAAGACCATCACCCTGGTGAAGAGCCCCATCTCGGTCCCAGGAGGCAGTGCTCTG ATTTCCAAtctgggcaaagtgatgtcagtGGTCCAGACCAAACCGGTTCAGACTTCGGCAGTCACAGGCCAGGCATCTACAGGCCCGGTGACTCAGATTATCCAG ACCAAAGGACCCCTGCCAGCCGGGACCATCCTGAAGCTGGTGACGTCTGCAGATGGCAAGCCCACTACCATCATCACAACCACGCAGGCCAGCGGGGCAGGGACTAAGCCTACCATCCTGGGCATCAGCAGTGTGTCCCCCAGCACCACCAAGCCCGGCACCACCACTAtcattaagaccatccccatgtcGGCCATCATCACACAGGCGGGCGCCACGG GTGTGACTAGCAGTGCCGGCATCAAGTCGCCCatcaccattatcaccaccaAGGTGATGACTTCTGGAACTGGAGCCCCCGCCAAAATCATCACGGCTGTTCCCAAAATCGCTACAGGCCACGGGCAGCAAGGAGTGACCCAG gtggtgctgaaGGGTGCACCTGGCCAGCCAGGCACCATCCTGCGCACCGTGCCTATGGGGGGTGTCCGCCTGGTTACCCCCGTTACTGTCTCTGCTGTCAAGCCGGCCGTCACCACACTGGTTGTCAAGGGCACCACAG gcGTCACGACCCTGGGCACGGTGACAGGCACCGTCTCTACCAGCCTGGCCGGAGCCGGGGGCCATAGCACCAGCGCCTCACTGGCCACGCCCATCACCACGTTGGGCACCATCGCCACCCTCTCAAGTCAGGTGATCAACCCCACTGCCATCACTGTGTCGGCGGCGCAGACGACGCTAACGGCGGCCGCTGGGCTCACCACGCCCACCATCACCATGCAG CCTGTCTCCCAGCCTACTCAGGTGACTCTGATAACGGCACCCAGCGGGGTGGAGGCCCAGCCTGTGCACGACCTCCCAGTGTCCATTCTGGCCTCCCCTACTACAGAACAGCCCACGGCCACGGTCACCATCGCTGATTCGGGCCAGGGTGACGTGCAGCCCGGCACCGTGACCCTGGTGTGCTCCAACCCGCCGTGTGAGACCCATGAGACGGGCACCACCAACACAGCCACCACCACCGTCGTCGCTAATCTCGGGGGGCACCCCCAGCCCACCCAAGTGCAGTTCGTCTGCGACAGACAGGAGGCCACTGCTGCTCTCGTGACCTCCACGGTGGGCCAGCCGAATGGCAGTGTCGTTCGTGTCTGCTCCAACCCGCCGTGTGAAACTCACGAGACTGGCACCACCAGCACAGCCACCACCGCCATGTCTGGCATCGGAGGTGGGCCGCGGCGAGACATCCGGCTCGCCTGCGCGGCCACCACCATTCCCACCGTGGTCCGGGTCAGCGTGACTGCCGGGGCGTCAGAGGGAGCCCAGGTTTCCATCAAGCCTGCGTGCCAAACCCGTCAGACCAGCGCAACCAGCACCACCATGACTGTGATGGCCACCGGGGCCCCGTGCTCAGCCGGCCCGCTCCTCAGACCAAGTGTGGCCCTCGAGGCCGCTGGCCGCGGTGCCACTCTCTTACAGCTGGGGCCGCTGAGTGCCCAGGTCAGGCCCGGTGGCGAGGAAAGGTCCCTTGCCGGCCTGGGCCCGCTGGTGTCCATGGGGCGCCAGGTGGAGGTGCATCACACGCACACGACCAACACAGCCACTGTGGCCCGCTCTGCCATGGGTGCCGGGGAGCCCCATGAGCTGCTGGGGGCCCCCACACTTGTGTACGAGAGTTCAGCCAGTGCCTCTGTGACTGCCGCGGCCTTGGAAGCACTGCTGTGCCCCTCGGCCACCGTGACCCAGGTCTGCTCCAACCCCCCGTGTGAGACCCACGAGACGGGcaccacccacacacccaccacaGCCACATCCGGAGGGGCTGCAGGCCAGCCAGAGGGCGGGCAGCAGCCTCCTGCCAGCCGGCCCTGTGAGACGCACCAGACCGCTTCCACTGGCACGACCATGTCTGTCAGCTTGGGCGCCCTGCTCCCGGATGCCGCCCCCTCCCACAGGACCCTGGAGTCCAGCCTGGAGGTGGCAGTGCCACCCGCAGTCGCCCCTCAGGCCAGCGCTTCGTTGCTCACTCCTTTCCCAACGCAAAGGGTGTGCTCCAACCCGCCCTGTGAGACGCACGAGACAGGCACTACGCACACAGCCACCACTGTCACCTCCAACATGAGTTCCAACCAAG ACCCCCCACCGCCTGCTGGTGACCAGGGAGAGGTGGAGAGCACCCAGGGAGACAGTGTGAATATCGCCAGTTCCAGTCCCATCACGACAACAGTGTCCTCCACGCTGACACGGGCCGTGACCACCGTGACGCAGTCCACGCCAGTCCCAGGCCCTTCGGTGCCG CCCCCAGAGGAGCTCCAGGCCTCTCCAGGGCCGCGCCAGCAGCTTCCACCACGGCAGCTCCTGCAGCCTGCCTCCGCGCCCCTGGTGGGGGACTCCGCCGAGGTCCTGTCAGCCTCCCAGAGTCCTGAGCTCCAGGCCGCCGTGGATCTGAGCAGTACAGGGGACCCGTCTTCAGGCCAGGAGCCTGCCAGCTCGGCTGTGGTGGCCACCGTGGTGGTCCAGCCACCGCCACCCACCCAGTCCGAAGTAGACCAGTTGTCCCTCCCCCAAGAGCTGATGGCCGAGGCCCAGGCGGGCACCACCACCCTCATGGTGACAGGGCTCACCCCAGAGGAGCTGgcagtgactgctgctgctgaagcAGCCGCGCAGGCTGCAGCCACAGAGGAGGCCCAGGCCCTGGCCATCCAGGCTGTGCTCCAGGCTGCACAGCAGGCTGTCATGG GCACTGGGGAGCCTATGGATACTTCAGAGGCGGCCGCGGCAGTGACGCAGGCAGAGCTGAGCCACCTGTCGGCTGAGGGCCAGGAAGGCCAGGCGACCACTATCCCCATTGTGCTAACGCAACAGGAGCTGGCCGCCCTggtccagcagcagcagctccaggagGCGcaggcccagcagcagcagcaccacctgcCCACGGAAGCTTTGGCCCCTGCCGACAGCCTCAATGACCCGACCATCGAGAGCAACTGCCTCAATGAGCTGGCCGGGGCTGTGCCCAGCACCGTGGGCCTATTGCCCCCCACGGCCACCGAGA GCCTGGCCCCGTCCAACACATTTGTGGCCCCCCAGCCGGTCGTCGTGGCCAGCCCCGCGAAGCTGCAGGCCGCGGCCACCCTGACAGAAGTGGCCAACGGCATTGAGTCCCTGGGTGTG AAGCCAGACCTGCCACCGCCACCTAGCAAAGCCCCTGTAAAGAAGGAGAACCAGTGGTTTGACGTGGGGGTTATTAAGGGCACCAATGTGATGGTGACACACTATTTCCTGCCACCCGAAGACGCTGTCCCGACTGAT GATGACTCGGGCACCATGCCCGACTACAACCAGCTAAAGAAGCAGGAGCTGCAGCCAGGCACTGCCTATAAGTTCCGCGTCGCCGGGATCAATGCCTGTGGCCGGGGGCCCTTCAGTGAGATCTCAGCCTTTAAAACATGTCTGCCTGGCTTCCCGGGGGCCCCGTGTGCCATTAAAATCAGCAAA AGTCCAGACGGTGCTCACCTCACCTGGGAGCCGCCCTCTGTGACCTCCGGCAAGATCATCGAGTACTCAGTTTACCTGGCCATCCAGAGCGCACAGGCCGGCGGCGAGACCAAGAGCTCGACCCCAGCGCAGCTGGCCTTCATGCGGGTGTACTGCGggcccagcccctcctgcctcGTGCAGTCCTCCAGCCTCTCCAACGCCCACATCGACTACACCACCAAGCCCGCCATCATCTTCCGCATCGCCGCCCGCAACGAGAAGGGCTATGGCCCAGCCACCCAAGTCAGGTGGTTGCaag AAACCAGTAAAGACAGCTCTGGCGCCAAGCCGGCCAGCAAGCGGCCCATGTCGTCTCCAGAAATGTAA